One genomic region from Argentina anserina chromosome 2, drPotAnse1.1, whole genome shotgun sequence encodes:
- the LOC126782018 gene encoding uncharacterized protein LOC126782018, protein MEVNPKKSGGEVLDGSDIMKLVENKEVFGHFVDNKFQELDRDRDGQLSVKELQPAVADIGAALGLPSQGSSPDSDHIYSEVLNEFTHGKQEKVSKVEFKEVLSDFLLGMAAGLKRDPIVILRIDGEDLLEYINGPTYETEMVAAHSLVESAGGTLQDCIIKAFGMLTVEQGMPPSSDPWVVSNIVEPALQSCAGPDWNKPVSQETFLVEFKKVAEHVVELLREQHVIVAHSENTFDGSGIKRLLSNKFELDKTLNAAIETVPKDRTGKLSKEYLRAALDVVASSAGLPPIGAVEQMDKTILDVFNLTNADDGKLLKEDEFKKILTEILGSIMLQLEGCPISVYSSSVVHEPIASSSTLLQTPPSS, encoded by the exons atggAGGTGAATCCAAAGAAGAGTGGGGGAGAGGTTCTAGACGGTTCGGATATAATGAAGTTGGTTGAGAACAAAGAAGTGTTCGGCCATTTCGTGGACAATAAGTTTCAGGAGCTGGATAGAGACAGAGATGGTCAGCTATCTGTGAAGGAGCTTCAGCCTGCTGTTGCCGATATTGGTGCTGCTCTTGGCTTACCTTCTCAGGGTTCTTCTCCTGACTCTGACCATATCTACTCTGAG GTATTGAATGAATTCACTCAtggaaaacaagaaaaagtgAGCAAGGTTGAGTTCAAAGAAGTTCTTTCAGATTTTCTACTCGGCATGGCTGCTGGTTTGAAGCGAGACCCTATTGTGATTCTCCGCATCGATGGAGAAGACCTCCTAGAATACATCAATGGACCAACCTATGAAACAGAAATGGTGGCTGCGCATTCTCTGGTAGAGTCAGCTGGTGGAACCCTCCAAGATTGTATCATCAAAGCTTTTGGAATGCTCACAGTTGAGCAAGGGATGCCCCCTTCATCAGATCCTTGG gtTGTGAGCAATATTGTGGAACCTGCTCTGCAATCATGCGCTGGACCCGACTGGAACAAGCCAGTTTCCCAAGAAACATTCCTAGTGGAATTCAAGAAAGTAGCCGAGCATGTGGTTGAACTTCTAAGGGAGCAACATGTGATCGTAGCGCACAGTGAAAATACCTTTGATGGAAGTGGCATTAAGAGATTATTATCCAACAAGTTTGAATTGGACAAG ACCTTGAATGCAGCTATTGAGACAGTGCCAAAAGATCGCACTGGGAAATTATCGAAGGAGTATTTGCGTGCTGCCCTGGATGTGGTAGCTTCATCAGCTGGTCTTCCCCCAATTGGTGCAGTTGAGCAG ATGGACAAGACTATTTTGGATGTGTTCAACCTGACAAATGCAGATGATGGAAAGCTGCTTAAAGAAGATGAATTCAAGAAGATATTGACTGAAATCCTGGGAAGTATCATGTTGCAATTGGAGGGCTGCCCTATCTCTGTTTATTCTAGTTCAGTCGTGCATGAGCCAATTGCATCTTCTTCAACACTGTTGCAGACACCACCATCTTCCTGA
- the LOC126782300 gene encoding agamous-like MADS-box protein AGL62 has product MATRVNKGRQKIEMRRIKKDSNRQVAFSKRRSGVFKKASELCILTGAEIAVIVSSPGRRAFSFGYPCVQAIIDRYENMNSPIPDNDNTDQLMEVARRRQVDDLTMELAAIKEEIEKEKMKGERLNQEQMTREAQDWYKRFIDKTNDEEQLNFYGNMLRELSGKVTKESEVLRQKQVELLLQDAAMTTTRAFRDFMHSRAPATWPTYEGNSSSHNAMNPQGPMSHPPPLPPHAGP; this is encoded by the coding sequence ATGGCCACTAGGGTTAACAAAGGTCGACAAAAAATAGAGATGCGCAGAATTAAAAAAGACAGTAATCGACAGGTTGCATTCTCCAAAAGGAGGTCTGGCGTTTTCAAGAAGGCTAGTGAGCTTTGCATTCTTACTGGTGCTGAGATTGCCGTGATTGTGAGTTCTCCTGGCCGGAGAGCATTTTCTTTCGGTTATCCTTGTGTGCAAGCAATCATTGACCGCTATGAGAATATGAACTCTCCTATACCTGACAATGACAATACTGATCAACTCATGGAGGTTGCACGCAGAAGACAAGTGGACGATCTCACGATGGAGTTAGCTGCTATCAAAGAGgaaatagaaaaagaaaaaatgaaaggtGAGCGGCTTAATCAAGAGCAAATGACTCGCGAAGCTCAAGACTGGTACAAGAGGTTCATTGACAAAACTAACGACGAAGAACAACTCAATTTTTATGGAAATATGTTAAGAGAGCTAAGCGGTAAGGTCACCAAAGAGTCGGAGGTGCTGCGTCAAAAACAAGTTGAGTTACTGTTGCAAGACGCTGCAATGACGACTACTAGGGCATTTAGGGACTTCATGCACTCAAGGGCACCCGCTACTTGGCCGACTTACGAGGGCAATTCATCAAGCCACAATGCGATGAATCCTCAAGGTCCTATGTctcatcctcctcctcttcctcctcatgCCGGACCATGA
- the LOC126782017 gene encoding pentatricopeptide repeat-containing protein MRL1, chloroplastic, producing the protein MSFSAKPQPLALISCTPHSRSLRRDFLGCVHSLRPLAGGLRSLRRTRGGSNFGRQSPAASPSRILIKASLSSHSILVFVAVVTFSAVSVVYWTRSLKPKKLREANSVGDDRRIDFDKLKEEIREARKEEEEEVQVLQFHNSSVISAQESPLSPLVFESTAVLQPLRYNKEVTEFDKIDSLFDLPNLIGDSDFGSAAVTVSDDEEVVTDESESGNDDESEAGEANGFQLLSGESAREEIHMFYEDNKHEVKLDEKKFSSFLRSRTLKTSDSSQHILHQVSTENVNGQMPNQKGGHVHSRGDLGNGNRHVADRELRHLSKKISETVPQLNGIQTSDTHYVSEQLKAYHRLLKDGRLTDSLRLLEDLEKKDLLDMNKVYHGRFFDTCKKKKAVHQAFRFIKLIPNPTMSTYNMLMSVCANSQDSEGAFNVMGLVREAGLRVDCKLYTTLISTCAKSGKVYTMFDVFHEMVSAGVEPNVHTYGALIDGCARAGEVAKAFGAYGIMRSKKVKPDRVVFNALITACGQSGAVDRAFDVLEEMKSETHPIEPDHTTVGALIKACANAGQVERAKEVYKLIHKYKIKGTSEVYTIAVNCCSQTGDWEFACTVYDDMTKNGVIPDEVFLSALIDVAGHAGKLDAAFEIIKEARNRGIQIGTLSYSSLMGACSNAKNWQKALHLYEDLKSAKIEKTVSTVNALITALCDGDQLQKAMEVLSEMTSIGLRPNSVTYSILVVASEKKDDLDAGLMLLYQAEKDEVLPNLVMCRCIIGMCLRRSEKACALGESVLPLDSGRPHVDSKWASVALMVYRKTIVAGATPTIEIISQVLGCLQLPYDAASKKRVIENLGVTAVTSKSSKLCSLIDGFGEYDPRAFSLLEEAASLGIVPCVSFKASPVVVDAKKLQLHTAEVYILTVLRGLKYRLAAGAKLPNMTILLPVEKTEFLSPKGKLKTINLSGRIGQSVASLLRRLGLDYQGNESRGKIRISGLTMKRWFQPKLASPFTGKAEELGSSQLRLGKGITHQQRSIRTGNLSLD; encoded by the exons ATGAGCTTCTCCGCTAAGCCTCAGCCACTCGCTCTTATCTCATGCACGCCTCACTCCCGCTCCCTCCGCCGCGACTTCCTCGGCTGCGTCCACTCCCTCCGCCCCCTCGCCGGCGGTCTCAGGTCTCTCCGGCGGACCCGCGGCGGCAGTAACTTCGGCCGTCAGAGCCCGGCGGCCTCTCCGTCCAGGATTCTGATCAAGGCGTCGCTCAGCTCCCACTCGATTCTGGTGTTCGTCGCCGTGGTCACGTTCTCGGCGGTGTCCGTGGTGTACTGGACTCGGTCGTTGAAGCCGAAGAAGCTCCGGGAGGCGAATTCGGTTGGAGATGATCGGAGAATTGACTTTGATAAGCTGAAGGAGGAGATTCGAGAGgcgaggaaggaggaggaggaggaggttcAGGTGCTGCAGTTTCATAACTCGTCGGTGATTTCAGCTCAGGAGTCGCCGCTTTCGCCGCTGGTGTTTGAGTCCACGGCGGTGCTTCAGCCGCTGCGTTACAACAAAGAAGTCACTGAGTTTGATAAAATCGACTCGCTTTTCGACTTGCCTAATCTGATTGGAGACTCTGATTTCGGCTCTGCTGCGGTGACTGTGAGTGATGATGAGGAAGTCGTCACTGATGAGTCAGAGTCTGGAAATGATGACGAAAGCGAGGCTGGTGAAGCTAATGGATTTCAATTGCTGAGTGGAGAATCGGCGAGGGAGGAGATTCACATGTTCTATGAGGACAACAAGCATGAGGTGAAGTTGGATGAGAAGAAGTTCTCTTCATTTCTGAGGAGTAGAACTCTCAAAACATCAGACTCGTCTCAACACATTTTGCATCAGGTTTCTACAG AGAATGTTAATGGCCAAATGCCGAATCAGAAAGGAGGTCATGTCCACAGCAGAGGAGACTTGGGAAATGGAAATAGACATGTAGCTGATAGAGAATTAAGACATTTGTCGAAAAAGATCTCCGAGACTGTGCCCCAACTGAATGGGATACAGACAAGTGACACACATTATGTTTCTGAGCAATTAAAAGCTTACCACCGTTTGCTGAAGGATGGGAG GTTAACTGATTCTCTGAGATTACTCGAAGATCTGGAGAAAAAAGATTTGTTGGATATGAATAAG GTCTATCATGGAAGGTTTTTTGATACctgcaagaagaaaaaggctGTTCATCAAGCTTTTCGTTTCATCAAACTGATTCCAAATCCAACAATGAGTACATATAATATGCTTATGTCTGTCTGTGCGAATTCTCAAGATTCAGAGg GAGCTTTCAATGTTATGGGTCTTGTCCGGGAGGCTGGGCTGAGAGTTGATTGCAAACTTTATACAACTCTGATATCAACATGCGCTAAAAGTGGAAAAGTCTACACCATGTTTGAT GTGTTCCATGAGATGGTTAGTGCTGGAGTAGAACCAAATGTTCACACATATGGGGCACTGATTGATGGTTGTGCTAGAGCTGGGGAAGTGGCAAAGGCATTTGGTGCTTATGGGATAATGAGGTCTAAG AAAGTGAAGCCGGATCGAGTTGTATTCAATGCGCTTATTACTGCATGTGGTCAATCAGGAGCAGTTGACCGTGCTTTCGATGTCTTAGAAGAAATGAAGTCAGAGACTCACCCTATAGAACCTGATCACACAACTGTTGGTGCACTGATAAAAGCGTGTGCAAATGCTGGCCAG GTTGAAAGGGCAAAAGAAGTGTATAAGCTGATTCATAAGTACAAGATTAAGGGTACTTCTGAGGTTTACACAATAGCtgttaattgttgcagccagaCTGGTGACTGGGAGTTTGCTTGCACTGTATATGATGACATGACAAAGAATGGCGTGATCCCTGATGAG GTCTTCCTCAGTGCATTAATAGATGTTGCTGGGCATGCTGGAAAGCTTGATGCTGCCTTTGAAATCATAAAGGAAGCCAGAAATCGAGGAATACAAATTGGGACCCTTTCATATAGCTCATTGATGGGCGCATGTAGCAAT GCCAAAAATTGGCAGAAAGCATTGCATCTCTATGAGGATCTTAAGTCTGCTAAAATTGAAAAGACCGTTTCAACTGTCAATGCTTTGATTACTGCCCTGT GTGATGGAGATCAACTACAGAAGGCTATGGAAGTTCTGTCGGAAATGACGAGCATAGGACTGCGTCCAAACAGTGTAACATACTCCATACTTGTAGTGGCAAGTGAAAA GAAGGATGATCTAGATGCTGGCCTGATGCTTCTTTACCAAGCTGAAAAGGATGAAGTTCTTCCAAACCTTGTCATGTGTAGGTGCATCATAG GCATGTGCTTACGGAGATCTGAGAAGGCATGTGCACTTGGTGAATCTGTCTTGCCGCTTGACTCAGGCCGACCACATGTTGATAGTAAATG GGCATCAGTGGCCTTAATGGTCTACCGGAAAACAATTGTAGCTGGTGCTACTCCTACCATTGAAATTATATCACAAGTTTTGGGATGCTTGCAGCTCCCTTACGATGCAGCATCTAAGAAGAGAGTAATTGAGAATCTTGGTGTAACTGCCGTTACATCTAAATCTTCAAAACTCTGTTCATTGATAGATGGGTTTGGTGAATATGACCCTCGTGCATTTTCATTACTTGAG GAAGCTGCTTCACTTGGAATTGTTCCATGTGTATCCTTCAAAGCTAGTCCTGTTGTTGTTGATGCAAAGAAGTTGCAACTTCATACTGCTGAG GTTTACATCTTGACTGTTCTGAGAGGTCTCAAATATCGGCTTGCTGCTG GTGCCAAGTTGCCCAACATGACCATTTTACTGCCTGTAGAGAAGACAGAATTTTTGTCTCCCAAGGGGAAGTTGAAGACGATTAACCTTTCAGGAAG GATTGGCCAGTCAGTTGCATCACTATTGAGAAGGCTTGGGCTAGAttatcaaggaaatgaatcaCGTGGAAAGATAAGAATCAGTGGTTTAACTATGAAAAGATGGTTTCAGCCAAAACTTGCTTCGCCATTCACCGGGAAAGCAGAAGAATTAGGCTCATCCCAGTTACGGCTGGGGAAAGGAATCACACATCAGCAGCGCAGTATTCGAACTGGAAATCTATCTTTGGATTGA